One genomic segment of Salarias fasciatus chromosome 8, fSalaFa1.1, whole genome shotgun sequence includes these proteins:
- the LOC115393480 gene encoding MBT domain-containing protein 1-like isoform X1 yields MEDTRDLAERTPRSERKRRDSFGMFDGYDSCSEESTSSSSSEDSEDEVVPSIPASLPIIKNNGQVYTYPDGKAGMATCEMCGMVGVRDAFYSKTKRFCSVSCSRSYSSNSKKASILARLQGKPPTKKAKVLQKQPLVAKLAAYAQYQASQQNQAKSKAVVPAESFDWGRYICSNNTVGAPVSCFKHAPMGTCWGDIEEGVRIEVPNSDTSLSTKVYWIAEIIKLAGFKALLRYEGFDNDTSKDFWCNLCIPEVHQVGWCASSGKPLVPPKSIQHKYSNWKVFLVKRLTGAKTLPPDFNTKVHENMQFPFKKLMRVEVVDKNYLCRTRVALVEQVIGGRLRLVYEESEDGSDDFWCHMQSPLIHNIGWSRSIGHRFKRSDFTKKFEGQMDAPPQLFPKVRDVDQSSDWFKDGMKLEAIDPLNLSAICVATVRKVLADGYLMIGIDGSEAVDGSDWFCYHGTSPSIFPVGFCEINNIELTPPRGYTKLPFKWFDYLRETGSRAAPVRLFNKEVPNHGFRQGMKLEAVDLMEPRLVCVATVTRIIHRLLRIHFDGWEDEYDQWVDCESPDLYPVGWCQLTGYQLQPPAAQSSREMPQSVPKQKKKAQQYKGQKKKSLLRMKEEPDEFTFSQGTSDQESNGSGSYYIKQEP; encoded by the exons ATGGAAGACACACGGGATTTG GCTGAACGCACGCCACGTTCAGAGCGGAAGCGGCGAGACTCGTTTGGGATGTTCGATGGCTACGACAGCTGCAGCGAGgagtccaccagcagctccagctcggAAGACAGCGAGGACGAGGTGGTGCCCTCCATCCCCGCCAGCCTGCCCATCATCAAGAACAATGGCCAGGTGTACACCTACCCCGACGGCAAGGCCGGAATGG CCACCTGTGAGATGTGCGGCATGGTGGGAGTCCGCGATGCCTTCTACTCTAAAACCAAGCGTTTCTGCAGCGTGTCCTGCTCCAGGAGTTACTCCTCCAACTCCAAGAAGGCCAGCATCCTGGCCCGGCTGCAG GGCAAACCACCCACCAAAAAGGCGAAGGTCCTGCAGAAACAGCCTCTGGTGGCCAAGCTGGCAGCGTACGCTCAGTACCAGGCCagccagcagaaccaggccaaGTCCAAAGCCG TGGTCCCAGCGGAGAGCTTCGACTGGGGGAGGTATATCTGTAGCAATAACACGGTGGGAGCGCCGGTCAGCTGCTTCAAACAT GCTCCCATGGGGACGTGCTGGGGGGACATCGAGGAGGGCGTGAGGATCGAAGTGCCCAACTCCGACACCAGTCTCTCCACCAAGGTCTACTGGATCGCAGAGATCATCAAGCTAGCAG GGTTCAAGGCTCTCCTGCGGTACGAGGGCTTCGACAACGACACCAGTAAAGACTTCTGGTGTAACCTCTGCATCCCCGAGGTGCACCAGGTGGGCTGGTGTGCGTCCAGCGGAAAACCCCTCGTACCTCCcaaaa GCATACAGCATAAGTACTCCAACTGGAAAGTCTTTCTGGTGAAGCGTCTCACTGGAGCTAAAACACTGCCGCCGGACTTCAACACCAAG GTGCACGAAAACATGCAGTTCCCCTTTAAGAAGCTGATGCGCGTGGAGGTGGTGGACAAGAACTACCTGTGCCGGACGCGGGTGGCCCTGGTGGAGCAGGTGATCGGGGGCCGCCTGCGGCTGGTCTACGAGGAGAGCGAGGACGGCTCCGACGACTTCTGGTGCCACATGCAGAGCCCGCTCATCCACAACATCGGCTGGTCCCGGAGCATCGGACACCGCTTCAAACGATCCG ACTTCACCAAGAAATTCGAGGGTCAAATGGacgctcctcctcagctcttccCAAAG gtgcGAGACGTGGACCAGAGCTCGGACTGGTTCAAAGACGGGATGAAGCTGGAAGCCATCGACCCCCTCAACCTCTCCGCCATCTGTGTAGCCACAGTCCGAAAG GTGCTGGCGGACGGGTACCTCATGATCGGCATCGACGGCTCCGAGGCGGTGGACGGCTCCGACTGGTTCTGCTACCACGGCACCTCGCCCTCCATCTTCCCCGTGGGCTTCTGTGAAATCAACAACATCGAGCTGACGCCCCCCAGAG GGTACACCAAGCTGCCGTTCAAATGGTTCGACTACCTCAGAGAGACGGGCTCCCGGGCCGCCCCCGTCCGCCTCTTCAACAAGGAGGTCCCCAACCACGGCTTCCGGCAGGGCATGAAGCTGGAGGCCGTGGACCTGATGGAGCCGCGGCTGGTGTGCGTCGCCACGGTGACCAGGATCATCCACCGCCTGCTGAGGATCCACTTCGACGGCTGGGAGGACGAGTACGACCAGTGGGTGGACTGCGAGTCCCCGGACCTCTACCCCGTGGGCTGGTGTCAGCTGACCGGGTACCAGCTGCAGCCGCCCGCCGCGCAGA gtaGCAGGGAGATGCCGCAGTCGGTGCccaagcagaagaagaaggctcAGCAGTACAAAGGCCAAAAGAAGA AGTCTCTCctgaggatgaaggaggagccGGACGAGTTCACCTTCTCCCAGGGAACGTCGGACCAGGAGAGCAACGGCTCGGGCAGCTACTACATCAAGCAGGAGCCCTGA
- the LOC115393200 gene encoding tudor and KH domain-containing protein-like isoform X1 gives MDVGVSKSHVFVNYSPRALLSQWSLPAGVRRLMDAVKEGRSGLGPARALAVAAGLSLGATVGYMLYRHVSGTSTEPDPDPTVSTVTLPLEAYRSLSRQQGQFVDLVAHKSGAQVKVVSSCEDAGDQADLSVQLQGTTEQVLLARCVLENLVADCEPVSEVLEVPQTCLGRIIGRGGESLKTITRTTGTKVWCSRKRSGGPGAMERVTISGSRREVQQAKELILEKVSEHQTVRTMISKSSAQRHRRGQTVSTPPEAPPLCLNNNGPVCKEKNGALYPPGTNGGPGGVLKETGELSLCCSDSRGEEEEEEEEEEESPSTESLLETSKFEIPSPDLSFQPDEHLEVYVSAAENPSHFWIQILGVRSLQLDKLTEEMTRFYGSASPTDQAVESLLVGDIVAAPYQDHGTWNRARVLGVLDSGLVDLYYVDFGDNGELPRDGLRRMRSDFLSLPFQAIECSLADVRPKGDTWTEDALDLFDQLTHCAQWRPLQAKLCSYSHSEASSWPSVRLYDDSQGKMLDIGEELILRDHAVRFQETLDGKTEGENLGCLQRMLEDVIGASSELSLSCISLSEAASISGSVDDVIEDELL, from the exons ATGGACGTTGGAGTGTCCAAGTCCCACGTCTTTGTCAACTACAGCCCCAGAGCGCTGCTGTCCCA GTGGAGCCTCCCGGCCGGCGTTCGGCGACTCATGGACGCAGTGAAGGAGGGACGGAGCGGCCTGGGCCCGGCCAGGGCCCTGGCCGTGGCCGCGGGGCTGTCGCTGGGCGCCACGGTGGGCTACATGCTGTACCGGCACGTCAGCGGAACCAGCACCG AGCCGGACCCGGACCCCACCGTGTCCACCGTGACCCTGCCGCTGGAGGCGTACCGGAGCCTGTCCAGACAGCAGGGCCAGTTCGTGGACCTG GTGGCCCACAAGTCCGGGGCCCAGGTGAAGGTGGTGTCCTCCTGCGAGGACGCCGGGGACCAGGCGGACCTGTCCGTCCAGCTGCAGGGCACCACGGAGCAGGTCCTGCTGGCCCGCTGCGTCCTGGAGAACCTGGTCGCCGACTGTGAGCCCGTCTCCGAGGTGCTGGAGGTCCCTCAGACCTGCCTGGGCCGGATCATAG ggcGTGGTGGAGAGAGCTTGAAGACGATCACCAGGACTACAGGGACCAAGGTGTGGTGCTCCAGAAAGAGGTCCGGCGGCCCCGGGGCCATGGAGAGGGTGACCATCTCAGGGAGCAGGCGGGAGGTGCAGCAGGCCAag GAGCTGATCCTGGAGAAGGTCTCTGAGCACCAGACGGTGAGGACCATGATCTCCAAGTCCTCGGCTCAGCGCCACAGACGGGGACAGACGGTCTCCACCCCGCCCGAAGCTCCGCCCCTCTGCCTGAACAACAACGGGCCCGTCTGCAAGGAGAAGAACGGGGCCCTCTACCCCCCCGGGACCAACGGGGGGCCAGGGGGGGTCCTGAAGGAGACGGGGGAGctgagcctctgctgctccgacagcaggggggaggaggaggaagaggaggaggaagaggaggagagccccTCCACAGAGTCGCTGCTGGAAACCTCCAAGTTTGAAA tccccaGCCCTGACCTGAGCTTCCAGCCCGACGAGCACCTGGAGGTCTACGTGTCTGCGGCGGAGAACCCGAGCCACTTCTGGATCCAGATCCTGGGGGTCCGCTCGCTGCAGCTGGACAAGCTGACTGAGGAAATGACCCGGTTCTACGGCAGCGCCAGCCCCACC gaccaggccgTGGAGTCCCTGCTGGTCGGGGACATCGTGGCGGCGCCGTACCAGGACCACGGCACCTGGAACAGGGCCCGGGTCCTGGGCGTGCTGGACTCCGGCCTGGTGGACCTCTACTACGTGGACTTCGGGGACAATGGGGAGCTGCCCAGAGACGGCCTCCGGCGCATGAG GAGCGACTTCCTCAGCTTGCCCTTCCAGGCCATCGAGTGCAGTTTGGCCGACGTGAGGCCCAAAG GAGACACCTGGACCGAGGACGCCCTGGACCTCTTCGACCAGCTGACCCACTGCGCCCAGTGGAGACCCCTGCAGGCCAAACTGTGCAGCTACTCCCACTCCGAGGCCTCGTCCTGGCCCAGCGTCAGGCTCTACGACGACAGCCAGGGCAAG ATGCTGGACATCGGCGAGGAGCTGATTCTCCGGGACCACGCCGTCCGCTTCCAGGAGACTCTGGACGGGAAGACGGAGGGCGAGAACCTGGGCTGCCTGCAGAGGATGCTg gaggACGTGATCGGAGCATCGTCTGAGCTCAGTCtgtcctgcatcagtctgtcaG AAGCTGCGTCCATCTCGGGAAGCGTTGACGACGTGATCGAGGACGAGCTGCTCTGA
- the LOC115393480 gene encoding MBT domain-containing protein 1-like isoform X2 gives MEDTRDLAERTPRSERKRRDSFGMFDGYDSCSEESTSSSSSEDSEDEVVPSIPASLPIIKNNGQVYTYPDGKAGMATCEMCGMVGVRDAFYSKTKRFCSVSCSRSYSSNSKKASILARLQGKPPTKKAKVLQKQPLVAKLAAYAQYQASQQNQAKSKAVVPAESFDWGRYICSNNTVGAPVSCFKHAPMGTCWGDIEEGVRIEVPNSDTSLSTKVYWIAEIIKLAGFKALLRYEGFDNDTSKDFWCNLCIPEVHQVGWCASSGKPLVPPKSIQHKYSNWKVFLVKRLTGAKTLPPDFNTKVHENMQFPFKKLMRVEVVDKNYLCRTRVALVEQVIGGRLRLVYEESEDGSDDFWCHMQSPLIHNIGWSRSIGHRFKRSDFTKKFEGQMDAPPQLFPKVRDVDQSSDWFKDGMKLEAIDPLNLSAICVATVRKVLADGYLMIGIDGSEAVDGSDWFCYHGTSPSIFPVGFCEINNIELTPPRGYTKLPFKWFDYLRETGSRAAPVRLFNKEVPNHGFRQGMKLEAVDLMEPRLVCVATVTRIIHRLLRIHFDGWEDEYDQWVDCESPDLYPVGWCQLTGYQLQPPAAQTGRCRSRCPSRRRRLSSTKAKRRSLS, from the exons ATGGAAGACACACGGGATTTG GCTGAACGCACGCCACGTTCAGAGCGGAAGCGGCGAGACTCGTTTGGGATGTTCGATGGCTACGACAGCTGCAGCGAGgagtccaccagcagctccagctcggAAGACAGCGAGGACGAGGTGGTGCCCTCCATCCCCGCCAGCCTGCCCATCATCAAGAACAATGGCCAGGTGTACACCTACCCCGACGGCAAGGCCGGAATGG CCACCTGTGAGATGTGCGGCATGGTGGGAGTCCGCGATGCCTTCTACTCTAAAACCAAGCGTTTCTGCAGCGTGTCCTGCTCCAGGAGTTACTCCTCCAACTCCAAGAAGGCCAGCATCCTGGCCCGGCTGCAG GGCAAACCACCCACCAAAAAGGCGAAGGTCCTGCAGAAACAGCCTCTGGTGGCCAAGCTGGCAGCGTACGCTCAGTACCAGGCCagccagcagaaccaggccaaGTCCAAAGCCG TGGTCCCAGCGGAGAGCTTCGACTGGGGGAGGTATATCTGTAGCAATAACACGGTGGGAGCGCCGGTCAGCTGCTTCAAACAT GCTCCCATGGGGACGTGCTGGGGGGACATCGAGGAGGGCGTGAGGATCGAAGTGCCCAACTCCGACACCAGTCTCTCCACCAAGGTCTACTGGATCGCAGAGATCATCAAGCTAGCAG GGTTCAAGGCTCTCCTGCGGTACGAGGGCTTCGACAACGACACCAGTAAAGACTTCTGGTGTAACCTCTGCATCCCCGAGGTGCACCAGGTGGGCTGGTGTGCGTCCAGCGGAAAACCCCTCGTACCTCCcaaaa GCATACAGCATAAGTACTCCAACTGGAAAGTCTTTCTGGTGAAGCGTCTCACTGGAGCTAAAACACTGCCGCCGGACTTCAACACCAAG GTGCACGAAAACATGCAGTTCCCCTTTAAGAAGCTGATGCGCGTGGAGGTGGTGGACAAGAACTACCTGTGCCGGACGCGGGTGGCCCTGGTGGAGCAGGTGATCGGGGGCCGCCTGCGGCTGGTCTACGAGGAGAGCGAGGACGGCTCCGACGACTTCTGGTGCCACATGCAGAGCCCGCTCATCCACAACATCGGCTGGTCCCGGAGCATCGGACACCGCTTCAAACGATCCG ACTTCACCAAGAAATTCGAGGGTCAAATGGacgctcctcctcagctcttccCAAAG gtgcGAGACGTGGACCAGAGCTCGGACTGGTTCAAAGACGGGATGAAGCTGGAAGCCATCGACCCCCTCAACCTCTCCGCCATCTGTGTAGCCACAGTCCGAAAG GTGCTGGCGGACGGGTACCTCATGATCGGCATCGACGGCTCCGAGGCGGTGGACGGCTCCGACTGGTTCTGCTACCACGGCACCTCGCCCTCCATCTTCCCCGTGGGCTTCTGTGAAATCAACAACATCGAGCTGACGCCCCCCAGAG GGTACACCAAGCTGCCGTTCAAATGGTTCGACTACCTCAGAGAGACGGGCTCCCGGGCCGCCCCCGTCCGCCTCTTCAACAAGGAGGTCCCCAACCACGGCTTCCGGCAGGGCATGAAGCTGGAGGCCGTGGACCTGATGGAGCCGCGGCTGGTGTGCGTCGCCACGGTGACCAGGATCATCCACCGCCTGCTGAGGATCCACTTCGACGGCTGGGAGGACGAGTACGACCAGTGGGTGGACTGCGAGTCCCCGGACCTCTACCCCGTGGGCTGGTGTCAGCTGACCGGGTACCAGCTGCAGCCGCCCGCCGCGCAGA CAGGGAGATGCCGCAGTCGGTGCccaagcagaagaagaaggctcAGCAGTACAAAGGCCAAAAGAAGA AGTCTCTCctga
- the LOC115393200 gene encoding tudor and KH domain-containing protein-like isoform X2, with product MDAVKEGRSGLGPARALAVAAGLSLGATVGYMLYRHVSGTSTEPDPDPTVSTVTLPLEAYRSLSRQQGQFVDLVAHKSGAQVKVVSSCEDAGDQADLSVQLQGTTEQVLLARCVLENLVADCEPVSEVLEVPQTCLGRIIGRGGESLKTITRTTGTKVWCSRKRSGGPGAMERVTISGSRREVQQAKELILEKVSEHQTVRTMISKSSAQRHRRGQTVSTPPEAPPLCLNNNGPVCKEKNGALYPPGTNGGPGGVLKETGELSLCCSDSRGEEEEEEEEEEESPSTESLLETSKFEIPSPDLSFQPDEHLEVYVSAAENPSHFWIQILGVRSLQLDKLTEEMTRFYGSASPTDQAVESLLVGDIVAAPYQDHGTWNRARVLGVLDSGLVDLYYVDFGDNGELPRDGLRRMRSDFLSLPFQAIECSLADVRPKGDTWTEDALDLFDQLTHCAQWRPLQAKLCSYSHSEASSWPSVRLYDDSQGKMLDIGEELILRDHAVRFQETLDGKTEGENLGCLQRMLEDVIGASSELSLSCISLSEAASISGSVDDVIEDELL from the exons ATGGACGCAGTGAAGGAGGGACGGAGCGGCCTGGGCCCGGCCAGGGCCCTGGCCGTGGCCGCGGGGCTGTCGCTGGGCGCCACGGTGGGCTACATGCTGTACCGGCACGTCAGCGGAACCAGCACCG AGCCGGACCCGGACCCCACCGTGTCCACCGTGACCCTGCCGCTGGAGGCGTACCGGAGCCTGTCCAGACAGCAGGGCCAGTTCGTGGACCTG GTGGCCCACAAGTCCGGGGCCCAGGTGAAGGTGGTGTCCTCCTGCGAGGACGCCGGGGACCAGGCGGACCTGTCCGTCCAGCTGCAGGGCACCACGGAGCAGGTCCTGCTGGCCCGCTGCGTCCTGGAGAACCTGGTCGCCGACTGTGAGCCCGTCTCCGAGGTGCTGGAGGTCCCTCAGACCTGCCTGGGCCGGATCATAG ggcGTGGTGGAGAGAGCTTGAAGACGATCACCAGGACTACAGGGACCAAGGTGTGGTGCTCCAGAAAGAGGTCCGGCGGCCCCGGGGCCATGGAGAGGGTGACCATCTCAGGGAGCAGGCGGGAGGTGCAGCAGGCCAag GAGCTGATCCTGGAGAAGGTCTCTGAGCACCAGACGGTGAGGACCATGATCTCCAAGTCCTCGGCTCAGCGCCACAGACGGGGACAGACGGTCTCCACCCCGCCCGAAGCTCCGCCCCTCTGCCTGAACAACAACGGGCCCGTCTGCAAGGAGAAGAACGGGGCCCTCTACCCCCCCGGGACCAACGGGGGGCCAGGGGGGGTCCTGAAGGAGACGGGGGAGctgagcctctgctgctccgacagcaggggggaggaggaggaagaggaggaggaagaggaggagagccccTCCACAGAGTCGCTGCTGGAAACCTCCAAGTTTGAAA tccccaGCCCTGACCTGAGCTTCCAGCCCGACGAGCACCTGGAGGTCTACGTGTCTGCGGCGGAGAACCCGAGCCACTTCTGGATCCAGATCCTGGGGGTCCGCTCGCTGCAGCTGGACAAGCTGACTGAGGAAATGACCCGGTTCTACGGCAGCGCCAGCCCCACC gaccaggccgTGGAGTCCCTGCTGGTCGGGGACATCGTGGCGGCGCCGTACCAGGACCACGGCACCTGGAACAGGGCCCGGGTCCTGGGCGTGCTGGACTCCGGCCTGGTGGACCTCTACTACGTGGACTTCGGGGACAATGGGGAGCTGCCCAGAGACGGCCTCCGGCGCATGAG GAGCGACTTCCTCAGCTTGCCCTTCCAGGCCATCGAGTGCAGTTTGGCCGACGTGAGGCCCAAAG GAGACACCTGGACCGAGGACGCCCTGGACCTCTTCGACCAGCTGACCCACTGCGCCCAGTGGAGACCCCTGCAGGCCAAACTGTGCAGCTACTCCCACTCCGAGGCCTCGTCCTGGCCCAGCGTCAGGCTCTACGACGACAGCCAGGGCAAG ATGCTGGACATCGGCGAGGAGCTGATTCTCCGGGACCACGCCGTCCGCTTCCAGGAGACTCTGGACGGGAAGACGGAGGGCGAGAACCTGGGCTGCCTGCAGAGGATGCTg gaggACGTGATCGGAGCATCGTCTGAGCTCAGTCtgtcctgcatcagtctgtcaG AAGCTGCGTCCATCTCGGGAAGCGTTGACGACGTGATCGAGGACGAGCTGCTCTGA